In a genomic window of Gloeocapsopsis dulcis:
- a CDS encoding sugar O-acetyltransferase: MNKTARERMLANEPYIAIDPELESMHKKAQNLLHAFNVSLPDESEKRREIVQNLFGSVGQVFEVKPPFRCDYGCHIYAKENLYINYDCIILDCNKVYIGNNVLLAPKVQIYTAYHPLDAETRRSGLEMAAPIAIGDDVWIGGGAIICPGITIGNNTIIGAGSVVTKHIPANVVAAGNPCRIIRNL; this comes from the coding sequence ATGAATAAGACAGCACGGGAGAGAATGCTGGCAAATGAGCCATACATTGCAATCGATCCTGAGCTTGAAAGTATGCACAAAAAAGCACAAAATCTCTTACATGCTTTCAATGTATCACTTCCTGATGAGAGCGAAAAACGGCGTGAGATCGTTCAAAATCTTTTTGGCTCAGTCGGTCAAGTTTTTGAGGTTAAGCCACCTTTTCGTTGTGATTATGGTTGCCACATCTACGCTAAAGAGAATTTGTATATCAATTATGATTGCATCATCTTAGATTGCAATAAAGTTTATATCGGGAACAATGTCTTGCTTGCTCCTAAAGTACAAATTTACACGGCATATCATCCACTCGATGCAGAAACGAGAAGATCTGGCTTAGAGATGGCTGCCCCGATCGCAATTGGCGACGACGTTTGGATCGGCGGTGGAGCAATTATTTGTCCAGGAATAACAATTGGGAACAACACCATAATTGGCGCAGGAAGCGTTGTCACCAAACATATTCCCGCCAACGTCGTTGCAGCAGGAAATCCCTGTAGAATAATCAGAAACTTGTAG
- the psb30 gene encoding photosystem II reaction center protein Ycf12/Psb30, producing the protein MDIVSGIFEGISTFQWETFFQLVSVALIMLAGPIIIFILAARGGNM; encoded by the coding sequence ATGGACATTGTATCTGGAATTTTTGAGGGAATCAGCACTTTTCAATGGGAAACCTTTTTTCAGCTAGTTAGCGTCGCACTGATAATGCTTGCTGGTCCAATTATCATCTTTATTTTGGCAGCACGCGGCGGCAATATGTAG
- a CDS encoding YkgJ family cysteine cluster protein yields MATWHCVKQCGACCNLDPADRPDIEDYLSPAELELYFSMVGENGWCINYDRVTRECRIYPDRPRFCRVEPAIFQEMYSIFPEELNDFAIECCQQQISGVYGDRSLEMLRFEQATKD; encoded by the coding sequence ATGGCTACCTGGCATTGTGTAAAGCAATGCGGTGCCTGCTGTAATCTCGATCCAGCAGACCGTCCAGACATTGAAGATTATCTATCACCCGCAGAATTAGAACTCTATTTCAGTATGGTAGGTGAGAATGGTTGGTGTATCAACTACGATCGCGTTACCCGCGAATGCCGCATTTACCCAGATCGTCCGCGCTTTTGTCGAGTAGAACCCGCAATATTTCAGGAGATGTACAGTATCTTTCCTGAAGAATTAAACGACTTTGCCATTGAGTGCTGTCAGCAGCAAATTAGTGGCGTTTACGGTGATCGCAGCCTCGAAATGTTGCGCTTTGAGCAAGCTACTAAAGATTAA
- a CDS encoding TMEM165/GDT1 family protein, which produces MTESQPHSAFKQSSWTVFATTFVTIFFAEFGDKTQLSTLLISAESQSPWIVFGGAALAMITTSLLGVLLGCWIATRIAPQTVEKLASISLFLISMMLLWDVVQ; this is translated from the coding sequence ATAACTGAGTCGCAACCGCATTCAGCTTTCAAGCAATCTTCCTGGACAGTATTCGCAACAACCTTCGTCACAATATTTTTTGCTGAGTTTGGCGATAAAACCCAGCTATCCACACTTTTGATCAGTGCCGAATCTCAATCTCCCTGGATTGTTTTTGGGGGTGCGGCTCTAGCAATGATAACAACAAGTTTGCTAGGTGTTCTTCTAGGATGCTGGATTGCAACTCGAATTGCTCCCCAAACCGTAGAAAAACTGGCAAGTATTAGTTTGTTCCTGATTTCAATGATGCTGCTTTGGGATGTCGTGCAGTAG
- a CDS encoding TMEM165/GDT1 family protein: MDWNLLGLSFITVFLSELGDKSQLAAIALGGRSQFPRAVFLGTAGALLLTSLLAALAGGWAAELLPVKTTKVLAAVGFIFLAIRLWYNSELSQDGENQKPLA, encoded by the coding sequence ATGGATTGGAATTTACTCGGACTAAGTTTTATCACGGTATTTTTATCCGAACTCGGTGACAAAAGCCAATTAGCAGCGATCGCCCTCGGTGGACGTTCTCAGTTTCCCCGCGCAGTGTTTTTGGGTACAGCTGGAGCACTACTATTAACGAGCTTACTTGCTGCCTTAGCCGGTGGATGGGCAGCAGAACTATTACCCGTAAAGACAACTAAAGTACTCGCGGCTGTGGGATTTATTTTTCTCGCGATCCGTTTGTGGTATAACTCTGAATTATCTCAAGATGGAGAAAATCAAAAGCCCCTTGCTTGA